From the Coffea eugenioides isolate CCC68of chromosome 1, Ceug_1.0, whole genome shotgun sequence genome, the window atttatgtAACAGAAGAATGCAGCCCCCACCACTTCTCATCAAATATGGTTGAAATATCCTTCCATACACCTTCTTCCAGCAGCAAATAATTACCTTCAACTATCACCACTTTGTGCCTGCAAAGAAACATTTGGAGCACCGTGTCATAGGAGACTCAGTACATTTATACAAGTGACTTGACCTAAATGTTCTACAAATATGTCACATGTTCACAGGAGAATCAATACATATAACATCAAATAACGGAACTGGAAAGTACATCATATGTGATGCACAGTAGAATGCCTGTGAAACATGTTGAAAAGTATTTCAACCTTGACCAACCAAACACCGCTGCTTTGCGCTGACTTGCAAGTCACATGATCATATAAATATTTGCAAAATATAAGATGCAATTTCTGATGGACATGCAAAAGGAATGCAAACCACCTAACATCAACAAAGATGTCATCTTCAACAGGATCGCCAACTCCGTGGTCAAAAGATGGAGCATAAACTGATCcctgaggaaaaagaaaaattgactaagagatgtgtgtgtgtgtgtatctAATTGAAATTTGCACATAGTACAAAACAACCAGTAACGAAGAGTTATGTCATACAAGCATACATGCTGCAAAATCAATTTCTAGTTACCTGATCTCTCATAGTCTCGAGGCACCTTAGAAGCAGTCCAGGGTCAAAAGTCCATGGAGCTGACAAACAAATCAATAGATAAAAGGTTATAGCAATAAAAAAactaatttctttcttttttttgggggggggggggggggggggggggaggttGTGGAGGGGAATGGGAAAAGTACTAATGTTCATTTCACTATTATTTTAAGGCAAAAACAAGACAACACAACCAAATGCTGCTTCCATCGACGAACTGATCACCACTTCCAATCTTGTTGCAAATGCAATCATTGTGAACGAAATCTTTTCATGTCAAGAAGATGGTTGAATATCCTTAATTTAACTCAACTATATTTCATTAAGTATGACTCCTTATTCAGAATTTAGCACGTCCACGAACACAGTTTTGGCATGACATCACTTTTGCATGTACTCGAGTGTGCTTCTGGCTAAAATCAAGTTCATATGATGATATTTTCCCATATTACTTTAAGAGATAACATCATTCACCATGAAACAAAGATGGATCCATCTGATACTGAGAAGTTAAACacaaaaataataatgaaaTAAGAGCATGATATTGAACTAGAGTTGAGAGATGGAGAACCGTGTCCTTTGAAATCTAAAAGGCTACTGCTTATCAAAACTTGTGTTTGACATTATGTTATCAACACTTCAGCACATTATGAGAGCACAAACCTCACCTCCCCTTCTTGCATGGGCTTTCTCTGGATCCTAACAAGAAAAATCAGCAATCAGATAATCAGAATTTATCAAATTCAAGAATTTTTTGATAGATGAATGGCTACTACCCTGTGCAGCAGAAATGCCATGAAAAACAGAATTTGTGGCAGCCATTTTCAATAATATCTTGTTTAGGTAACATCTAATTGTATGCAATGCAGAATACAAATTTTATTGGAAAAGTGTCATCCTCCAGAGCATCTTTCTTCCAACCTAGTCTTGAACATCTCTCACCAATATAAATGCCTTTTAAAGAAAAACTGGAGTAATGTTTACCTACACTAGTATAGATGTAAATCCAACTATTGTGAAgtgaaataataattaaaaTCCAATGGCTCATTTTATTTCGAACAGGTTCTAGACTCAGATTTTAAAATTATACATGTGAAcagatatttttaaaatctgaAAGCCAATCTGCATAACAATGTGAAGGAAATGATATTATTCATAAAAACTAAAGGGTATTATTCAAGTTTGACCTCCATTGCATCAAGCTGGTGCCGATAAAGGTGGAAACCGTCCATGGGAAGAATGATAGCTGCTTCTGAAGGATCAACTTGAGAATCAAAGGAAATGCATTTCTGAGGCCATAACGTGTTGATACGTCGAGCCACCTCAGAAGCAAGAGTAGTTTTCCCAGCACCTGGGGGACCAGCCAGACCAACTATGTGCCTGCAGAGTTGAGCTGATTAATCTCTACAGAGAGAAGATTGTAAGTTGAGTAATCAGATGGATAACAAAGCAAAAGAAGTTACCATCAGCAATAAAAACGAACAAAGACCTAGATTCAGTTGTTGCAAAACTATAATTAGGTGAGCAGCTTTTGGTATTTGCAGTATAAATTGCATGCCATACAGGGGACAGACAGGGACATGATAAGGTAAAGAAATGGAGTTTAAACACATTAAAAGTTTGTAAAGTGCGGAAGAGCTCAGGTTCTTCAAAAAATGAAGCCAGAAACCATTCCAAGGACCTTGGTCTGGAATTTTTCTTATCTGTTCAGTCAAGTCACTCTCTTTAGTATTCATGAGAAGAATATTAATTGCACCCAATCATAACAATATTCTGGTAGAAAGCATGtaaatctttcttttatgcCCTGTAAGGTTTCTACAGATTTCTGTGAGGGGGAGATGCTCCATAACAGAGAAAAAGTAACAATATTAGGATTAGGGAAAGGAAAAGGCTACACTTTCTTTTGATGCTAGGAATAGATGTTATGGCATAGACAGATGAGGTGTCTAGTAAACAGAAATTGCCAAAACTGAGGTTCGATTACTACCAAAATCCATACATATTCAACCATGTGTACACCGGGAAAATTCATCCGTAACATTCACCTTGTTAACTAATACACTAGCCCCAACATGATAGGCTCAACTAATGGAAAAAGCTTCCTTGCAAAGGCAATGCTTCTCACAGGAAAGCCCTCCCAGATAATGCAGTTTGATTTACAGAGTTTTTCTCTGATCATGTATATGTCGATTAGGAATGTTAAAATGTCAAAGGCTGCAGAACACCACTGGCCTTATTCAAAAAGATGGAACTCACTTGTAGTTGGAAGTTGAAGCTGCTGCAGCAGTGGGAACAAGACGTTCAGCTAAAGCATCATATATGTCCTCCATGCACCTGAATGAGATCACAAAAGTATAGGGTTAGGGAATGCTTATATGCATACAGAGATATGAGTGCAGTCACTGTAGTACAATTTACCACCCACAATATTCAATAGCAGCGAGCTGTTTGCATACCAGTCACACACACACATCTGTTATACTAAACTAGCAACTTCCGAAGAAAAATAGCAATAGATTTTCCAGTAAGATGTAGGGAGAGCCACTAAATTCCCAGACCTACAATGACTCTTTTAGTATCTATTCATTTATTACACACATTAACTGATAATCCTAAAGCCATGATTACATGATGGCAGTTCAAATACGGAGAAACTCGACAAGAATCAGTGTCACCTTCTGCAACTGGAATTCAACTATTCTTGTCACATGGAATTAAGTTtctaaaattaaattttgcagCTTTCAGTTTATCATTTATGATATCAAGCAGCTTATAAGATGGGAATTAAATTTCACACATGAAAGTAAGGTGGAACTTTCAAGTTTCAAAAGGAGTTACAAGATTCCTGGCAAAAATGGAAGGACCAGGCTGATGACAGTATCTTAAAAGTACCAGACACTAAAAACATTACAGTTCCACACAAATATAATGCAATATTTAACCATACGCAGCCTCTATGACAGGAGTCTCCCTCTGTTTGCCACAGAAAACctgaaaaaggaaatgacattttatggaTCAACTTTAAGGTAGCAATAATATCAGGTAACTCAGACACGCTAGCAAGCAACTAAGAATAGTCTGACCTGAAAATGAGCTTTCTTGTGAATTTGGAGTCCAGTTTGATGAAAGAGCAGAGAATAGTTTCTGCTAAGTGCAGGCAAACCTGATACATAACCTCGATCGAAATAATTAAAGTTTGTCTTCTTCAACAGCAGTCCCTCTGCACAATCAGGAGCAAGCCTAGTCATCACCAAGAACAAGAGTCGTGTCCGGAAAAAATTTATCAAGAAAGCATTACCAGAAGCACATTGCACGAAacgtagtagtagtagtagtatttacTAAAATCGAATAGAATTAACTCCAAGATTCTGTAGACATATTGTAGCTTAAAATTTAATGGGTAGACATACATATGATAATTGCATATAATAACAAAGAGGCCACTGCGGAGAAGGACCTGAGGGCGAAGGTGGACAGAATTGTTGGGTACCGGTCCTTGTACCAAACAAATACCAAGAAGCAGAAGCAGCTATCTCCATTTTCCCCCCAACTCCACTTCCAACTCAATTGCATAGAGATTGCAGTCGCCACCCCAATCTAGTCCGATTGATTCTTTATAAATCTGTCGGACAACGCTCCATATCTACCAAATTTCGTCACAATTCTGCATCTCATGCAAAATAGTCACTCGTGTATTGTTCTAGCAGTCCCTCTCTCTTCCCAACTCCAATTTAGAACTTATACAGCATATAGAAGAACCCGCATTCCCCCAACATGCCGCCTTAAAAATGGCTACTGGGCCAATTCCGGACTTTCATCT encodes:
- the LOC113751637 gene encoding putative uridine kinase C227.14 isoform X2; this translates as MEIAASASWYLFGTRTGTQQFCPPSPSEGLLLKKTNFNYFDRGYVSGLPALSRNYSLLFHQTGLQIHKKAHFQVFCGKQRETPVIEAACMEDIYDALAERLVPTAAAASTSNYKHIVGLAGPPGAGKTTLASEVARRINTLWPQKCISFDSQVDPSEAAIILPMDGFHLYRHQLDAMEDPEKAHARRGAPWTFDPGLLLRCLETMRDQGSVYAPSFDHGVGDPVEDDIFVDVRHKVVIVEGNYLLLEEGVWKDISTIFDEKWFVDVDMEIAMERVLKRHISTGKPPHVAKWRITTIDPMPNSL
- the LOC113751637 gene encoding putative uridine kinase C227.14 isoform X1, yielding MEIAASASWYLFGTRTGTQQFCPPSPSEGLLLKKTNFNYFDRGYVSGLPALSRNYSLLFHQTGLQIHKKAHFQVFCGKQRETPVIEAACMEDIYDALAERLVPTAAAASTSNYKHIVGLAGPPGAGKTTLASEVARRINTLWPQKCISFDSQVDPSEAAIILPMDGFHLYRHQLDAMEDPEKAHARRGAPWTFDPGLLLRCLETMRDQGSVYAPSFDHGVGDPVEDDIFVDVRHKVVIVEGNYLLLEEGVWKDISTIFDEKWFVDVDMEIAMERVLKRHISTGKPPHVAKWRIDYNDRPNAELIMKSKNNADLIVKSVDLSR